In Oxalobacteraceae bacterium OTU3CINTB1, the sequence CGGGCGCCGCTGCCGCCAACGGCGCCGACCTGGCCGTCGGCGATCCTGCCGTCATCGTCATCCGTGGCGCCGAACTGCATCTGTGCGACGAGCTGGCGCTGGCGTTCCGCGTGTCGCAACGGCTGCCGATGGACGTGTCGTTCCGCCAGTTCCTGGAACAGTACACCGCCACCGTGTGCGCCACGCTGAGCCGTCTCGACAGCGACCGCGCGCTGGCGCAGGCGATGGCCGAAAGCGAGCGCCTCAACGCCGACCTGAACGCGTCGTCGCGCACCAAGGACGAATTCCTGGCCATGCTGGGCCATGAGCTGCGCAATCCGCTGGCGCCCATCGTCACCGCGCTCAAGCTGATGAAGCTGCGCGGCGGCGAGCACAGCGAGACCATCCACGAGCAGGAAGTGATCCAGCGCCAGGTCGACCACTTGGTGCGGCTGGTGGACGACTTGCTCGACGTCTCGCGCATCGCCAGCGGCAAGGTCGAGCTGCGCAAGGAGACGGTGCCGCTGGCGGACGTGCTCAACAAGGCGATCGAAATGGCCGGTCCGCTGCTCGAGCAAAAGCAGCACCGGCTGCTGGTCGACGTGGCGCCGGTGCGCTGGCACGGCGACCCGGCGCGGCTGGCGCAGGTGGTGTCCAACCTGCTGAGCAACGCGGCGCGCTACACGCCGGCCGGCGGCCACGTGACCCTGGCCACCCGGGTCCGGGAGCGCGCGCTGACGCTCCAGGTCACCGACGACGGCTCGGGCATCTCGCGCGACCTGCTGCCGCACATCTTCGATCTGTTCGTGCAGGGCAACCGCCTGGTCGACCGCGCCAAGGGCGGCCTGGGCATCGGGCTGGCGCTGGTGCGCAACCTGGTCCGGATGCACGGCGGCGACGTGGCCGCCTACAGCGCCGGCGAAGGGCGCGGCAGCACCTTCACGCTGACCTTGCCCGACTCGGTGGTGGAGGAAGCCGACTCCGGCCACGCCCCGTCGAGCGACAGCGCGCCGGCGCAGGGCGGCGGCACCCATGTGCTGGTGGTCGACGACAACCAGGACGCCGCCGATTCGCTGGCCGAGCTGCTCGGCGCGCTCGGCTACAACGCCACGGTGGCCTACGATCCGGCCCATGCCATCGCCGAGGCGGACAGGGCGATGCCGCAGGTGGCCATCCTCGACATCGGCCTGCCCGGCATGGATGGTTTCGAGCTGGCCGCCCATCTGCGCCGCCTGCCGCGCGGCGACGGCCTGAAACTGATCGCGCTGTCCGGCTACGGCCAGGAGAACGACAAGCACCGCAGCCGCGAGGCGGGCTTCGCCGCCCACCTGGTCAAGCCGATCAATATTGCCGACCTGCAGACAACGTTATCATAAAGAGTTGTGTTTTTCTTAAATAAGCCGCTAGAATAGCTCCCGGGAAACTTTATCAGGCCGGGAGCCGTATGGAATTGGTTTATAAGAACGAAAAAGCGTTGTTCGGCATCATGCTGGCCGTCTCGCTTGCCGTTTGGACCGGCCTGCTGGCGGCGACCATGGGCGTGGCGCTGGCCTATTTACTGATTTACCTGCTGCTGTTCTTCATTACCTACTGTTTCGCGCAATCGGCGCTGGTGTCCTGGCTCAAGGGCACGGGCGTGCGCATCACCCCCGAGCAATTCCCCGACCTGCGCGAGCGCATCGACGCCTGCTGCCGGCGCCTCGGGCTGGAGAACGCGCCGGAGGCGTACCTGCTGCAAATGGGCGGCAGCTTCAGCGCCTTCGCCACGCGCTTTCTCGGCAAAAACTTCATCGTGCTGTATTCGGACATCGTCGATGCGCTGGAGGAGCGCCCGGACGCGATCAACTTCTACATCGGCCACGAAATCGGCCACCTCAAGCGCCACCACCTGCGCTGGTCGGCGTTGCTGGCGCCGGCGTCCTGCGTGCCGCTGCTGGGCGCGGCCTACGCCCGCGCGCGCGAATACACGTGCGACCGCCACGGTTTCCATGCCTGCGACGACCTCGACAGCGCACAAGTAGGCCTGGCGGCGCTGGCGGCCGGCGGCAAGCGCTGGCGCCAGCTCAGCACGGCCGGTTACGCCGCGCAGGCGCAGCAGTCGTCCGGCTTCTGGATGTCGTTCCACGAACTGGTCGGCGACTATCCGTGGCTGGTCAAGCGCATGGCGGTGATGCGCGGGCTGGCCGGCGGCAGCGAGGTCGAGCAGCCCGGCCGCCACGGCTGGGCCTATTTGATGGCGCTGTTCGTGCCGCGGCTCGGTGTCGGCGGCGCCGGTTCGCTGCTGGCGGTGCTGGCGCTGGGCGGCGTGCTGGCGGCGGTGGCGCTGCCCGCCTACCAGGACTACGCCACGCGCGCGCGCATGGCGCAGGCGGTCGGCGTCGGCCAGGACGCGACGGCGGCGGTGGAGCGCTACTTCTACGCCCACGGCAGCGGCCCGGCCACCCTGGAGCAGGCCGGCTACGCGATGGCCGACCCCAACCACGTGGTGCAGAGCATCACGGTCGATGCCGCCAATGGCGCGGTGCACGTGTTCCCGGCCGACTTGAATTATCGCGGCAAGGCTATTGCGTTCACGCCGAGCCTGGATGAGAATAAGCGCGTGGCCTGGCGCTGCGGCAGCGACGCCATCCCGGCCCGGCTGCTGCCGGCCGACTGCCGCGAGTAGTCGGCCGCGCCGGCCCCGCCGACCCTCGGCGCCACCCCTCGAAGGACGCCGTTTTGATCACACCGCTGGAAGTCGCCGCCAATGCCGTCATGGCGCTCTCCATCGTACTTGCCGGCCGCAACAATGTGCATTCGTGGTGGCTGGGCGTGATCGGCTGTTCGATGTTCGCGGCGTTGTTCTACACCTCCAGGCTGTACGCCGACGTCGCCCTGCAGGCCTTTTTCATCGTCACCTGCCTGATCGGCTGGCGCCAGTGGGTGGCCGGCGGCGGCGGCGCCGCGCTGCCGATTTCCAGGGCGCGTCCGTTGCTGGTGGGCTCGATGGCGGTGGCCGGCCTGGCCGCCACCGCCGCCTATGGCCTGATGCTGCAAGCGTGGACCGACGCCTACGCGCCGTTCATCGACTCGGCCGTGCTGATGTTCAGCATCATCGCGCAACTGCTGCTGATGGGGCGGCGGTTGCAAACCTGGCCGTTCTGGCTGCTGGTCAACACCGTCTCCGTTCCGCTGTACGCCAGCCGTGGCCTGTACCTGACCGCCGCGCTGTACGCAGCCTACTGGCTCAACGCGCTGGCGTCTTGGTTTTTCTGGCGCCGGCAGATGCGCGGCCAAGAGGCAACGGCGCAACTAAACGCGTAGAAAACACCGACAAAAATCGACATTGCTCTAAGCACGCTCTATCATTCATTTCCAAGCGGAAAAAATATGGAGCACAAAATGCAATGGTTCTATGATCTCAAGATAGGCAAGAAGTTAATTCTGGCGTTCGCCGTGGTGATCGCGCTGACCTGCTTCCTGGGCCTGTTCTCGATCAACCAGCTGGTCAAGGTCAACCAGGCTTCCACCGATATCGCCACCAACTGGATGCCGGCCGTGCGCTACCTGGGCCAGATGCAAACGTCGATGTCGCGCTACCGCATCTCCGAATCGACCCACATCCTGCTGTCCGAGGAGGCCGACATGGCGGCCACCGAGAAATCGATGGCGACCCGCCTCGAGACGCTGGGCAAGCAACAGGCCTCGTACGCGGCGCTGGTGTCGGAGCCGGAGGAAAAACGCATCTATGCCGAGTTGCAGAAAACCTTGGAGGCCTACCAGGCCGAAAGCAAGAAACTGACGGCGCTGTCGCGCGCCGGCCAGAAGGACGAGGCGCGGGTGCTGTTCCGCGGCGCCTCCAACAAGGTGTTCCGCCAGGTCAACGAGCAGCTTGACGCGCTGGTCAAGATCAACGACGACGGCAGCATGGCGGCCGACACGTCGGCTGCGGAGACGTTCTCGCTGGCCCGCAAGCTGATCCTGGGCACGCTGGGCGCGCTGATCGTCATCAGCCTGCTGCTGGCGACGACCGTCTCGCGCGCCGTCGCCGCGCCGCTGCAGGAGGCGGTGGTGATCGCCCGCCGCGTGGCCGAGGGCGACCTGACCGGCCACATCGTCAGCAGCAGCAAGGACGAGACGGGGCAATTGATGTTGTCCCTCAAAGCCATGAACGACAGCCTGTTGCGGGTGGTGGGCGAGGTGCGCGGCGGCACCGATACCATCGCCACCGCCTCGGCGCAGATCGCCAGCGGCAACCTCGACCTGTCGAGCCGCACCGAGGAACAGGCCAGCTCGCTGGAAGAGACCGCCTCGGCGATGGAGGAGCTGACCTCGACCGTCAAGCAGAACGCCGACAACGCCCGCCAGGCCAACCAGCTGGCGCAATCGGCGTCCGGCACGGCCACCGACGGCGGCCAGGTGGTGGGCGAGGTGATCGCGACCATGGAGGCCATCAGCGCGGCCTCGCGCAAGATCGTCGACATTATTTCCGTCATTGACGGCATCGCCTTCCAGACCAACATTTTGGCGCTCAACGCCGCCGTCGAGGCGGCGCGCGCCGGCGAGCAGGGGCGCGGTTTCGCGGTGGTCGCCAGCGAGGTGCGCAACCTGGCCCAGCGCAGCGCGGCGGCGGCCAAGGAGATCAAGCAGCTGATCGACGATTCGGTGACCCAGGTCGACAGCGGCACGGCGCTGGTGCAGCGCGCCGGCACGACGATGAGCGAGGTGGTGTCGAGCGTGCGCCGCGTCAGCGACGTGGTGGCCGAGATCTCGGCCGCCAGCCACGAGCAGAGCACCGGCATCGAGGAGGTCAACCGCGCCATCACGCAGATGGACGAGGTGACCCAGCAGAACGCCGCGCTGGTGGAGGAGGCCGCCGCCGCCGCCGGGTCGTTGCAGGAGCAGGCCGCCAACCTGGCGGCGGTGGTCAGCGTGTTCCGGCTGCGCTAAGCCCGCCGCACACGCCCCGCACAACGCCGCGCCCCGTCAGGAGTGCGGCGTTTTTCTTTGGTGGTTGGAGGTGCGGAAGGCGCTCGGCGTGATGCCGGTGCGCTCGCGGAAGGCGGTGGCGAAATTACCCGCATTGTTAAATCCGATCAGCAGCGCGATGTCCTGCACATCCATGTCGGTATCGCGCAACAATTCCTCGCCGCGCCGGATGCGCGCGTCGCGGATGAAGGCGAACACCGTCATGCCGGTTTGCTCGCGGAAGATTTGCGACAATTTTTCACGGTAGGTGCCGACGCTGCGCGCGATCTCCGCCAGCCCCGGCAGGGTGGCCAGGTTGTCGTCGATCAGGCGCTTGACGGCGGCCACGATGACCGCGTCCGGATCGCTGTCGGCGGCGCTTCCAGCGTCGCCGGAGCCTGCTTCGGCATCGTTGGAGGCTTGCTGGCCACGGTCGCTGACCCGGCGCGCCAGGTTCAGGTGCACCTGGATGCGGGCCGCCAGCTCGCCCGGCGAAAACGGCTTGGATACATAGTCCACGCCGCCGATCGACAGGCCCATGATGCGCTCCTCGTCCGCGTCGGCGCCGCTCAGGAAGATCACCGGAATGTCCTGCGTCACAGGGTTGGCTTTGAGCAACCTGCACGCCGTGTAGCCGTCCATATTGGGCATGCGCACGTCGAGCAGGATCAGGTCCGGTTGATTGGCCAGCGCCAGCTGGTAGCCCTGCAGCCCGTTGAAGGCCACCGACACCTTGTAGGGCAGCTCGCTAAGGAGATCGACCAGCACGCGCTGCTCGAACGCGGAGTCATCCACGATGAGGATTTTGCGCTGCGTACTGTCACTGGTCGGCATGGTTCACCTTGCTTGGTTGATAAATTCTTCACGCCCTGTTGCGTATTATGCCTATCTTTTAAAAATTTTTAATAGTTTTCTACGCTCCCAAAACCGTAGTCACTTGTAGCAAAAGCACGGTTTTTTTTTATCATCAATAATTGGTTCAAGTGTTGAGTGATGGCAATTGTCCTGAACAACGCCCCTCCGCACCGTCGCTCAATTGTTAATTATGGGGGTAGAAATGAAAAACAGGCGCACATCCCGGTTGGCGGGCGTGGTGGCGGTGATGGCGGCGGCGCTGGCCGCCACCACGCCGGTGGCCGACGCGGCCGTCTATGTCAACGGCAGCAAAACCAGCAACTTCGACGTGACGATGAAAATCATCGCCGACTGCACCATCGCCTCCAACGCGCTCGACTTCGGCCAGTCGCAGGGCGTGCTGGCGACGTCGGTGTCGGTCAACACCACGCTCAGCGTCACCTGCACCAACACCACGCTGTACAACGTGGGCCTGAACGCCGGCACCGGCACCGGTTCGACCACCGCCGCGCGCGTGATGAGCGGCACCGGCGCCAACACCAGCACCGTCGCCTTCAACCTGTACCAGGCGGCCGGCGCCACCAACTGGGGCAACTCGCAGGGTACCGACACCCGTTCGGGCACCGGCACCGGCAGTGCGCAGACGCTCACCGTGTATGGCGTGGTGCCGGCCCAGGCGACGCCGCAGCCGGATACCTATAAATCGACGATCACCGCCACCGTGTATTTCTAAACGATGAAACTACCGGCGCGACGGTTGTGCTGGATGGTGTACGGCGTCCTCGCGATGCTGGGAGTACAGGCGGGCGCTGCGAATCTGCAGATTTCCCCCGTGATGATTGTTTTGCGTGCCGGCCAGGGTGCCACCGGCATCACCATGCAAAACCTGGGCGAGAGCCCGGTGTATGGCCAGGTCAGGGTGTATCAGTGGGAGCAGAAGGACGGCGACGACCTCCTGACGCCGACCCAGGAAGTGGTAGCGAGTCCCCCAATTCTACAGATCGGGCCCAAGAGCAGCCAGATCATTCGCCTGGTGCGACGTAGCCAGCAACTCCCAAGCAGCGAGTTGTGCTACCGGATTTTGATCGACGAGATTCCGCCCGAGGGCGGCGGCCCGGCGGCCGGCGTGGATATCCGCCTGCGCTATTCGGTGCCGATGTTTGTGTTGCCGGCCGACGAGCGCGCCGCGCCGTCGCTGGCGTGGAGCGTGTTCAAGAAGGACGGCAACTGGATGTTGCGGGTGAAAAACAGCGGCAACCAGCGCGCGCAGATCGGCGCGCTGGAGCTGCGCAACGCCGCCGGCGGCCAGTTCGTCATCGCCCCGGGCCTGTTCGGCTATGTGCTGGCCGGGCGCGAGCGTGAGTGGCGCCTGCCGACGCCGGCCGAAGCGGACCTGCGCGGCGCGCTGGCCGTCAAGGCCAACATCAACGCCCGGCCCGTCAGCGATAGCGCCACCGGACGGCTGGACTGAGCGGGCATGTGGGGACGGCTGATCTGCCTGTCTCTGATGGCCCTGAACCTGGCGACGGCCGCGCTGGCGCAAGCACCGCCGCCGCCGCCGGTGGAAGAGGAACTTTTTTTGGAGGTGGAATTGAACGGCGAACCGACCGGACTGATACTGCGCTTTACCCGTGGCACCACCACGGGCTTGCGCAGCAGCGTGCAGAACCTGCGCGACCTGGAGCTCGACCCCCGCCTGTTCGGGGTCGAGGGCCGGGATCAGTTCGACCTCGACGACATCAAGGGCCTGCGCTACAGCTACGACGCGGCGCGCCAGTCGATCGCGCTGCGCGTCGACGACACGCTGCGCGCGCCGGTGGCGCTATCCGGGCGCACCGTGCGCGTGGCCGGCCCGGCCGCCGTCACGCCGGGGCTGGTGCTCACCTATGACGCCTTCGGCCGGCTCGACCGCGAGCGCGGCGTCTCGGTCGCCAACGAGGTGCGCTACTTCAACGACAGCGGCGTCTTCACCAGCACCGGCGTCTACAACGCCGGCGCCACCGGCACCGGTCCGCGCTTCATCCGCCTCGACAGCGCCTGGGTGCGCTCCGACCCGGTGACCCTGGAAACCTGGCAGGTGGGCGACCTGATCTCGTCGTCGCTGCCGTGGAGCCGTTCGCTGCGCATGGGCGGCGTCCAGTGGCGCAAGAGCTTCGACCTGCGGCCCGACCTGCTGACCTTCCCGGTCGCCAGTTTGGCCGGCTCGGCCGTGGTGCCGAGCGCCGTCAGCCTGTACGTCAACGGCGTGCGCCAGGTCGAGACGGCCGTGCCGTCGGGCCCGTTCGTGATCAACCAGGTGGCCGGCATCAACGGCGCCGGCCAGGCCACGCTGGTCACGCGCGACACCGCCGGGCGCGCGGTCACCACCACCGTACCTTTATATGTCGACACGCGCCTGCTGGCGGTCGGCCTGACCGATTATTCGGTCGAGCTGGGCGTGCTGCGGCGCGACTACAGCACCCGCTCGTTCGGCTACGCGCGCGTGCCGGCCGTCAGCGGCTCGCTGCGCCACGGCGTGAGCGACAGCCTGACCGTCGAGGGCCACGGCGAGCTGGGGCGCGATGTCGTCAACGGCGGCGCCGGCGCCATGCTGCGCCTCGGCCAGGCCGGCGTGGTGCGCGCCTCGCTGGCCGCCAGCGGCGGGCGGCGCAACGACAGCGGCAGCGGACGCGGCCTCCAGGCCGGCCTGGGCTACCAATATCTGAGCGGGCGCTTCAGCATCGACGCCGAGACCCTGCGCGCCAGCGCCGGCTACAGCGACCTGGCCACCGCCGACAGCGGCGCCGGCGCCCGCGCCAACGACCGCATCAACCTGAATCTGGCGCTGTTCCCCGGCCACAGCGTCGGCGTCAGCCTGGTAAGCCTGCGCGCGCCGTCGCTGCCGCCGGCGCGCATCGCCGCGCTGTCGTATTCGGCCACCCTGGGCGCCGGCTTCTACCTGAGCGTGAGCGCCTTCCGCGACCTGCGCGACGCCGCCGCGCGCGGCCTGTTCTTCAGCCTGAGCGCCTCGTTCGGCGACCGCATCGCCGCCAACGCCAGCGCCGGCCGCCAGAACGGCGTGCGCAGCCGCATCGTCACGGTGGGCCGCTCGGCCGACTACGCCGGCGGGTTCGGCTGGGGTCTGCAGTCGCTCGAGAGCAACGGCGCGCCGCTGCGCCAGGGCCAACTGACGTATCTGGGCGGCTACGGCCAGGTCGGCGCGCTGGTGCAGCAAAACGGCGACAACCGCAGCGCCTCGCTCAGCGCGGCCGGTTCGCTGGTGGTGATGGACGGCGGCGTGCACGCGGCGCGCCAGGTCGGCGCCGGCTTTGCGCTGGTGTCGACCGACGGCGTCGGCGGCGTGCCGGTGCTGCAGGAGAACCGGGTGATCGGCCGCACCGGCGCCGGCGGCTATTTGCTGGTGCCCAACCTCAATCCCTACCTGATCAACCAGGTCGGCATCGACACCGGCGCGCTGCCGCTCGACGCCCGCATTCCGGTCTCCCGCCGCGAGGTGGTGCCGGCGCGCCAGTCCGGCGTGCTGGCGCGCTTCCCGGTCGAGACCTACGCGGCGGCCAGCGTGATCGTGCACGGCGCCGACGGCAAGCCGGTCGCCGCCGGCGCGCAGGTGCTGCATGTCGAGAGCGGCGCGTCCACCCTGGTCGGCTTCGACGGCGTCGCCTTCATCGACAACCTGGCGCCGCTGAACCATTTGCGGCTGACCGTCGACGGCGTGCCATGCATCGTCGAGTTCGCGTACGAGGCGGTCAAGGGCCGGGCCATGCCGACCCTGGGCCCCTTCACTTGCCGGGGTGTGCAATGACGGCGCGGCGGCTGGCGCCGTGGGTAGGCCTGCCGCTGGCGCTGCTGTGCGCCCACGCGCGCGCCGACAACTGCACCATCGCGCCGCAAAACATAGTCTTCCCCAGCGTCAGCTCCATCTCCAGTGTCCCCGTCTACGCCTCGGCCACGTTCAAGGTCACCTGCACCTGGACCGACTTCCTGGGCAACCTGCTGACGCCGAACGTGACCGTGTGCCTGTACCTGGGCGCCGGCAGCAACTCGTCGTCGACGGTGACGAGCACGCGCCAGGTCGGCAACGGCGCCATGCGCGCCAACTACAACATTTATACCGACGCGACCTACGCCCCGGCCAGGATCTGGGGCGGCTGGGTCGGCACCGACACGCCGACCCCGATCACCTTCACCCTGACCAAGAGCGGCGGGCTGGGCACGCTCGAGCAGAACGTCACGCTGTATGGCAGGCTGGCGGCCGACGCCACGCTGGCTGCCCTGGCGGTGGGGCCGAACGACCTGACGTTCACCTCGGATTTCGGCGCCGGCAACGGCCTGATGCAATACATTTTCTTCCTGCTGCCGGCCACCGGATGCGCGCTGGGGCCGACCCTGCCGATCGTGTTCCAGGTGCGGGCCGCCGTGATCAACGATTGCAACATCAACGTCGGCAACCTGGCGTTCCCGAACAGCTCGCTACTCAACAGCAATGTACGCACGACGTCGACGATGTCGGTCCAGTGCAGCAAGAGCACGCCGTACCGGGTGGCGCTGTCGGCCGGTACCTACGGCGCCGCGACGACGGCGCGCAGGATGCGCAACGTCTCGACCACGGAATTGTTGAGTTATCAGATATCGAACACGCTCGACGGCGCCAGCTGGGGCGACGGCAGCGGCGGCACCACGATCGTCTCGGGCACGGGCACCGGCGGCACCCAGACCCAGACGGTGTACGGACTGGTGCCACCGCAGAGCACGCCGTCGCCGGGGGACTACAAGGACACCGTGACGGCCACGGTGGTGTTTTAACGGGGAAGGAGCCGGCGCGCGCGGGTGGCGGCCGGTGGCATTAGAAGTAGACGACCCAGCTCTGCGTGCCCGATTCGGTGCGGATGGGCGCGGCGGAGCGGTCGGTGGTGGCGGAATTGGCGGCGGCGGGCTGGTCGCCTCCGCGCGTGAGCAGGTAAGGGGTTTTCAGTTCGCAGGCGACTATCGGGGCGGCGGCGGTCGTTGCCGCAGTGGCGGTGCGGGCGGTGGCGCGCGGCTCGCTGGCGGTCTGCACGGTGCAAGCCTCCTTGACCACGAAGCTCACCTGCATGGCGCTGGTGGCGGCCTTGTTGCCCGCGACCGCAGACAGCGGTGAGCAGAAGAGGACGGCGGCAAGCGCGACGGTAAGTGGGGCGGCAAGGATTTTCATGACGATCGATTCGAAAGGCAGTGGTTAGTAAGTTGCATCCATAGAACGAATTTTACCGTGAATCAACATTCTATCCAATGTTCACATTTCACGCTGAAATTCACTTTCGCAAAACGGCGGAATTTGGAGAGTTTTCAAGGTCGTTTTTTAGCCTATGTTGGTCACTGAAAAAAGGCTAAAAAATATTGTTTTTCAGAGGGAAAGTACTTAAACCGCAGGGCAAAAAAGGGAGGCGAAATTGACACTAGAAAAATCACACATAGTCACAGGGGTTTGCTCGCAAAAAAGTCACACATTGTTACAGCCGGCATGCAAGTAAGTCGCATCGCTCGCTGCATTCTCAATCAATTTTCCTGTTCACCTGAACCGAGGAGTTACACATGAAACATACCGATTTCGGCCGCATGCCTTGCCCTATCGCCCGCAGCCTGGGTAAAGTTGGCGAATGGTGGAGCATTTTGATCCTGCGCGACGCCTTCTACGGCCTGTCGCGTTTCGACGAATTTGAAAAGAGCCTGAAGATCGCCCCGAACATGCTGACCCGCCGCCTGGCCGGGCTGGTCGAGGGCGGCCTGATGGAGCGGCGCCAGTACAGCGCCCGTCCACCGCGCTATGAATATCTGCTGACCAAGGCCGGCCGCGACTTCAAGCCTGTGCTGCTGGCCTTCATCGCCTGGGGCAACGACCATTTGGCACCGGAAGGCGCCAGCCTGCTGGTGGTGAGCCGCGAAACCGGCAAACCGGCCGATCAGGTGCTGGTCGACGCCAACAGCGGCCTGGCCATCAACGACGAAGACTACATGTTCGCACCGGGGCCCGCCGCCAGCGACACCATGCGGACCCGTTTGATCGAGATCAGCAAGCACGCTTCCTGAGCGTTGTCGTAGCCACACAAGAAGGCGCCGCTTGCGGCGCCTTTTTTCGTTGCGGCCGTGCTCCCGCCTCTCGTTCTTGCATAGCCGTAAGGTGCGTCCGCCATTGTCCAGGCTTTGTAAAATTAATTCCTCGTCATTCTTTTGGGAGCACCCATCATGAACAACAAGATCAGGATCGCCGTCGCCGCGTGTGCGGGCTTGCTGGCCGCCGGTGCCGCCACCGCGCAAAATCTGAGCAAGGGCGACCAGCGACTCCTCACCAGCCTGGCCCAGGCCAACGTCAACGAGGTCGCCGCCGGCAACATCGCGCTGCAAAAAGCCACGTCGCCGGAGGTCAAGTCCTTCGCCCAGAAGATGGTCGACGACCACACCAAGGGCTTGCAGGAGGTGCAGCAGGTGGCGCAGGCCAAGAACGTGACCCTGCCCGCCGAACCCGACGCCAAGCACAAGAAGATGGCCGACCGGCTCAACGCGCTCAGCGGCGAGGAGTTCGACAAGAGCTACATCGCCAACGCGGGAGTCAACGACCACAAGGCCGCCCACAAGCTGGTTACCGACGCCCAGCAAAAGGCCAAGGATCCGGACATCAAGGCGCTGGCGGCCAAGTTGCAACCTACCATAGACCAGCATATGAAGACCGTGCCGCAGCTGGCGGCGGGCAAAAGCGACGCGCCTAAAACACAGTAAATAAATTGCTGCAAGGAACTGAATTAGCTTTGCATTCAGGCACTTGGCGCGGGGCGGCGAGGGCTCCTGAAAACTGTGGAATAATGCGGTAACAGCGTTTAAATGCGTTCGGGCAACTATGCCCGGCACACAGTCAAAGGACGTCACTTGGTGGACATGTTTGCCCTCGATGAGGAGCTGGC encodes:
- a CDS encoding DUF4142 domain-containing protein — translated: MNNKIRIAVAACAGLLAAGAATAQNLSKGDQRLLTSLAQANVNEVAAGNIALQKATSPEVKSFAQKMVDDHTKGLQEVQQVAQAKNVTLPAEPDAKHKKMADRLNALSGEEFDKSYIANAGVNDHKAAHKLVTDAQQKAKDPDIKALAAKLQPTIDQHMKTVPQLAAGKSDAPKTQ
- a CDS encoding fimbria/pilus outer membrane usher protein, producing the protein MWGRLICLSLMALNLATAALAQAPPPPPVEEELFLEVELNGEPTGLILRFTRGTTTGLRSSVQNLRDLELDPRLFGVEGRDQFDLDDIKGLRYSYDAARQSIALRVDDTLRAPVALSGRTVRVAGPAAVTPGLVLTYDAFGRLDRERGVSVANEVRYFNDSGVFTSTGVYNAGATGTGPRFIRLDSAWVRSDPVTLETWQVGDLISSSLPWSRSLRMGGVQWRKSFDLRPDLLTFPVASLAGSAVVPSAVSLYVNGVRQVETAVPSGPFVINQVAGINGAGQATLVTRDTAGRAVTTTVPLYVDTRLLAVGLTDYSVELGVLRRDYSTRSFGYARVPAVSGSLRHGVSDSLTVEGHGELGRDVVNGGAGAMLRLGQAGVVRASLAASGGRRNDSGSGRGLQAGLGYQYLSGRFSIDAETLRASAGYSDLATADSGAGARANDRINLNLALFPGHSVGVSLVSLRAPSLPPARIAALSYSATLGAGFYLSVSAFRDLRDAAARGLFFSLSASFGDRIAANASAGRQNGVRSRIVTVGRSADYAGGFGWGLQSLESNGAPLRQGQLTYLGGYGQVGALVQQNGDNRSASLSAAGSLVVMDGGVHAARQVGAGFALVSTDGVGGVPVLQENRVIGRTGAGGYLLVPNLNPYLINQVGIDTGALPLDARIPVSRREVVPARQSGVLARFPVETYAAASVIVHGADGKPVAAGAQVLHVESGASTLVGFDGVAFIDNLAPLNHLRLTVDGVPCIVEFAYEAVKGRAMPTLGPFTCRGVQ
- a CDS encoding spore coat U domain-containing protein; translated protein: MTARRLAPWVGLPLALLCAHARADNCTIAPQNIVFPSVSSISSVPVYASATFKVTCTWTDFLGNLLTPNVTVCLYLGAGSNSSSTVTSTRQVGNGAMRANYNIYTDATYAPARIWGGWVGTDTPTPITFTLTKSGGLGTLEQNVTLYGRLAADATLAALAVGPNDLTFTSDFGAGNGLMQYIFFLLPATGCALGPTLPIVFQVRAAVINDCNINVGNLAFPNSSLLNSNVRTTSTMSVQCSKSTPYRVALSAGTYGAATTARRMRNVSTTELLSYQISNTLDGASWGDGSGGTTIVSGTGTGGTQTQTVYGLVPPQSTPSPGDYKDTVTATVVF
- a CDS encoding helix-turn-helix transcriptional regulator: MKHTDFGRMPCPIARSLGKVGEWWSILILRDAFYGLSRFDEFEKSLKIAPNMLTRRLAGLVEGGLMERRQYSARPPRYEYLLTKAGRDFKPVLLAFIAWGNDHLAPEGASLLVVSRETGKPADQVLVDANSGLAINDEDYMFAPGPAASDTMRTRLIEISKHAS